The window TCCAACTATGTGGAAGAGCCCGTGAGTAGATTTTTTGAAATGATCCAGAAAGTTATGATATCGTTTGTCTTGGAAAACCTTGGGAGCATTAGTCAACGAGTAAAGCAATTGCCAACTTGGTTTCATGAGTCTTGTCGAAACTTCAGTAGCACTAAGAAAGGAGTGTGTTGTCTCCATGTTTGTTAGATTGAAGCCATACATATGGGATGCAATTTCATCCAAATCGTCGCAtagtttcatcatttttttagtttgatcaATTTGACTGAAGTTaaaggaaggaagaaataCCCATTTTCCAGTAGCCTCTTGTTTTTTGACTTCCCTATTGGATTCATATAGCAATTCCTCAATTTGTAAAAATACACTTTGAAGCTTCTGTAGCCAATCATTTAGACAATGACGatattcttccttttcagCATCCTTAAGAATTGTTTTAAGGCTCAACATGGTATACTGCATTCGTCTCAGGTACATTGGGAATTTTTTTAGCTCTATCAAGATATTTTCTGCTTGCTCATAGATGCAACAAGCCATTCGTATATATTTGGAATATGTCGTTTCTCTTCCTTTCAATTCGTTGAGTTTGAATGATCTATAGATGAAGACAGTTATATAGCACCTACCCATGGATTCGTTGCATTATCAAAAAGCAAAGTAGCATTAAAACTTACTTTTCTTTTGGGGAAATGTATATATTAGAATAGGGACACTTACGCAAGTATGTACAAATACTTGTATTTGTACACTAAAACTATTAATAAAGTCcattagaatttagaaatagtTTCTTTACGTTCGATATCCCACCCTCCATtcttgtactaaaaaaattcattacaatttttcaatcCCACTACTCATGAAATGCTTCTTTCTAAAGTAGATTTTATTAACTCTATTAAGTGTTAGTTCGACTATGCTTAAGTTGACATCATCAAATAGACCATTGACgatatttaacttaatttgttactagaaaattaaaatatgaaaggcTTAGATTAGTAATTTACcacaaatttagttttgagtttttaaagCAAAActagaaaatgattttaattcaAGAGATAACAAATAATGGAATTCGATTCAAATccattcaaatttaaagtcGCTAAAAATCTGAAGAAAATAGCCTGATTGTATCCCCACTaagttcatattttctttatgtttttattcatttcttatttttaattttgatgccGTCAGTACAAAACCTTTGGgtggttttttcttcttttctctattttgcccatttttattctttcatttatacaatatattcaaatttcaagaaaataacaaataatgcTCTTTTTGTCTCTTGTTCCTtgtatttttagaataaaaaaacatttgattaTTCCTATTATTCATTTCTAaacatttccattttttttttgaaaacaacgAAAGGCAAGTTGGCTTTATTTGTGCGTTCTTATTTCTaattccccccccccccccccccccccccccaaataTCATTCTGAACCAGTATGTATcaataaaagaagagagaagagataGTTAGTAAATGCGTCtcgatttttttaattataaaaaagtacataaaaattgatatgagattaagaaaattaaaggaaaaattgcaaaaaccacCTTTGAAGTACGGTGGTTGTTGCAATTAGACCTTCAAACTCCCGTTTGTAAAAGTTGAACTCCTAAACTTCTAAGTGTAAAAATTGGACCATAGTAGAAATTGGATccacaaatgataaaaattgaactcttAAACTTTACATGAAggtttaattcttaaaattgaaagtttaagggtGTAATTACAACTGTTAAGGGtagtttttgcaatttgtccaaaattaattctttCTAAACAAGTTTGTGGATATAAGTGAAGAACAAAGCTAATACCATTGTTGATTCGCTTATAGAATTAATAGAAAACTCAAGTGTTAGGTAATTGTATATTCTTTGCTTTGATAGTGGAGTCGagaacatttttaatattcttaaagGTAACAATCCTTCCTTTTACAAATTCCAAGTTCTTGTAACTTGTTATCTCCAAGGAACAAAAACTATATTCTTCCTCTGCTCTAAATCATTATGagatacttttttttgttgttactttaaatgtaattcatttgttagttgaaaaaaatttaggaCTTACGCTACTAAGCGgagaaaatttgatattcataCTAACTCTTTAAAGATTAAGAAAGAACTGAACATTCCATTgttaagagaagaaaacattctttcacttcttttaAACGCACCATCATTTCTAGGATAAGATGTTGATGTATCTTCTGGAGAAATAAAGTTTTATACAAGAactttttggaaaaagaacacattttttaatcttgaGGTTTGACTTGCATTGCATATAAGTTCCAATTTTCAAACTGATGAGGAGCAggaatttaagaaattttgtggTGGGTAATGTAGCATTCATTATAGGACATGTTGTCTTTCAAACCTTGGAGCCCattcctctctttcttcattcttAAATTTATCTCCCATCTCAAGAAGCTTTGTTCCATtgttcattttcatatttcccTTTGAGTTTCGATTTCAAATACCTTAATCTATAGACGTGATTTCACATGGATGGAATCCCCTTTTTGTAAAGGGGGACGGCAGGTgtgttctttcatttttttttccaatgaaagctcttattttcattaaaaaagaacaacaaaaattgTCTCCCATCCTGATCAACTTCTAAGTTGGAATTGACTGTTGTCCAAGAAATACTTTCACAAACATTGTTGTATCCAAAGGATGCTTGGAATATGTCTCTCCTCTTAAGTTGGTACGTTCTCTGTAAAGGAAGTGAGTAAATTTGATgcatttattctttcttttgtccTTTTTATATGGCTGCCTTTAGAAAGTCCTACTATAAGTTTCCAACTTTGATTTGTGTTGGTCTAGCAAAGCTGTTTggtctaaattttaatgagGTTTTTGCCCTCCTTTCGGGCAGCTATGGTGCGAAAGAAACTTGTCACTCCTTTTGAACACCAAACTAAGGGAGGTGTTTTGAGATCTTGTCACTCTTTGTCCATTccttgttaattattttgtaattttagcTTATCTCAGATTGTCTCTAGTTTGGCATCTTGTTTGTAACCCTTTTGGTGTGAGGAGATATCTCatctccttctctttttgtaAATCACCTTTTGATAATGAAAAGtttgtttcttatatatagatatatataaaaggaacatttttttatggatgAATGGTGTATAACTTCATACTCCATAACAATGCTTGTTTGCAAAGCGCAAGGCGCGCTCTAAGACACAAACTTTTTAATCGCCTCAAGGCGATGGGTGACAAAAAGATGTTGCCTGATCGAAGCGAGGTACaactattaaaataattcataataataatataaatgaaaaatacataaGATGAGATAATATAAAGATATAAATTGCAAAGAAGAGACAAGACCTAAGGATTCGTGAGAATCCGAACATTCCAACCAAGTTGACACCcttctaattttgttattttaaattgattaacttaattatttagaaatgtttgacttaaaaatcaaattctttgGATAGGATTTTGATAATgattaactaaaaaataaaatatataaaaatttacctatgtttgattatgtttaataatatCATACTTCATTTATCTTGAATATGACTAATTTGtaagttaaatattttcaatatagctcattttaaatcaaatataatttaaaattaattattaaaaaaactatttcaaattaaatttaaatttaaatttaaatttggaccacaataaatatagtttattttattaatattagtttattaagttttaaattcaagttcatctcattttcaattatttctttttttaaaaactattttttcttcaattttgaaattgagatgggactaaacttaaaattattataattattattttgcatattctTTCAATTATATGCAAAGATGAAGTAGCCTTGCATGGGtctacaattatttatttattattattctcttcatttttctttttctttttgttagagTAACTTTAAGCTAAGTGTTTTTCCTCGataatttaatgttaattttaataatagagAGAAAAGTTCATAGTACAAGAAAATTGTATAAGTTAGTGCaccggacatctcaactaggttgacatcTTTATAGCATCTtcatcattttattaatatttttattttcaaaaaagaaaaaattaattatatttttatataggTGCCTAAGAATTATTGCATAAATGACTTTGTTACTACTAGATTAGTTACAATCACACTCAACTTTTAACTTGACCAGTCACTTTTGTGGTTTGTCAAGTGTTGTAATCGGGCTTTACACTTGTGACTTGTTAATCGATAAAAAACTTTTCCTCATTCAAAACATGAAGTCTCAAAGAGGGAATGTTGAAGAAATCTTTTGAATAGCAAATGAGAGTTGGAAAAGTAAAACTCAAAGAGAAAAGAATGGAACATTCATCTTCGAACtacttttgaacttttgagtTGTTCTAACCTTGCAAATTCCGTATTCAAATTCTAATATTCTGTCATgttcattgttttttcttgaGTAATTCACTAATTGTAAAAGctgtttttctttaacaattaaatagaCAGCCATTGTCATTGTTGGCAATGAATATTGGTTACTTTTAGTATGAAGGCATTTATGAGTTTCTTATGTGATGGTTGATATTGCTACTATGAATGAGTTATGAGTTCCTCatatatttactttaattcttttctttttatactcTTATATCTTATGTATTTTAGAGATGTGGAGTACCTTTCATCTTGTGTAGACATTATGTGTGGGTTAATTTACCTTACAATGGTAGTGGTTAAACATCCTATGTTAGGGgcaattattcaattttttttataattggaGTTTCAATATGATGTCTATATCTAAAATCGAGGACATATCGAGGGAGGTATGTGTATTAGAATGGAGAAAGAGTGTTATTTGGCTTCATGGGTGGACTTTGGAAGGGGTTAAACTTGTGTACACTGATCAAGGATTAACATATATGTCGACATGTGTatatctataaaaataaattttataagttGCATGACATAAATATCCatcaatattgatattttatcgATACATCTGTGATATATTTGTTAAGGTTGAAATCTCAATATCGATGTTTTAATCCTTGATACTAATGAAAACGAAGTTGAGTCTTCTAAACTTGTGAagcttttttctctctcttggGAACCTCTAAACatgtgaaattaattaatattgagcACTTGGAAGCCACCTTAAATAAGGTGGAACATCACTTTAGATGTTCGAATGCATTAACAATGAAGAGATACATATGGTAAAAGATATAGATGTTGAAGAGAGTGATACTAGTGATAGAAGTGTAGCCTTGAAGTTCGAAAAATCATAGATAGTGACCATGAAGGCGTAGGACACACTTTCccattttattatcattattttttaaaatacataattgaAAGTGGAGGGACTTGAGCTTCTGACATGTTGATCAAGagtcttttgtttttcagctGAGCATAATCCTTTCAAGTGATTGATGGTACATGAAGAGTAAATAACTAATTTAGGAAATGTTTGGAGCAAGAGGTGAAATATTGAACTTCCAGGAGCTGTAAAGTTGTGTACTCTTATGATCCAAggtattacaatttttttagtagCAGAGCCCACGAACTCTTTACGCTAAATAAGAAGTGGGGTTCACGTACTCCCCAACTTCTACTCCCACTACTTGGTCCAAACAATCTCTTTAGGCTTTATGTGTTTGGCTCAAAGATTTTGCGAGTTCATGTACTAAAAAGatataatgtatttttatatttttattcaaactcCTTTCATAATGGACCATAGAAGTTCACAATTCTGCTCTTTCTTCCCAACCGCTCATGCATTTGAATGGATGAATTAATAGAAGTTACCTGTCATCTGTACTTTCTTCGTTACCATTGGACTACGCCGTACCAAATTCCCAGTGATGTCTACAGCTCCTTGAATTATCTTACTTTCAACTGCTTTGTACATTTTGATTCCCTCTTCCTCCACTTTGATGGGACAATCGATGATTTCCAGGACTCTTAGGGTTTCTGTCGACCTTTGAAGCCATTCAGGCAATTTATTCACTTCTGGAAGCTCTCTGATTGTGAATCTTTGGAGGCTGAAATCGACTTTCTCTAAGCCCTTCAGTGTAAGTTGTTTGCAACTCCATATCACCAAATTCTGTAACGATATTAGAGACCCCATCTCGTTTGGCAACAATTGCAAAGAGTTACAATCGTAAATCATTAGGGTTTCAAGGCGTACAAGGCATGATGGCCGTTCGAATAGATCTTGAAGTTTGTCACATCCTCCAATTGCGAGGAATCTTAGAGAAGTCATGGTTCCTACTCCATTTTTGTGCAAACGAAGCTTGTTTGATGTTACCCACAGGTATCTGAGGTTGCTCAACTTGCATATATCTTTTGGCAATTCTTCAAGTGCAGAACAAGATGCAAGAATCAAGGTCTGCAAATGTTGTAGATTACAGATTGCATTTGGTAACCGCTTGATGTTCTTATTCCCCTGCAAGTCGAGGTATGTTAGGTGATTCAGTGTTTCTATAGTATTTGGAATTTCCTGTAGATCTGTGTGGCCTAAATACAATAATCTTAAGTGTTGGAACTTTGAGATGCATTTTTCAGCTAGAAATGAACTAGATGGCACCTCATCTCTTACTGGGAAGGCTATAGATGTGACATTGGTGACTGGTTTAATGCTTATCAAGTCCTTAGTTCGTTTTTGCACGAGGCGTGCAAGTTCCCGAATGAGAGGGTGCATTTTAAACCAATAGCCAAGACCATATTCCTCAACATCTTGAAGGAAACATCTTGAGCATAGTTCTTTGAAATAAATCTCACCTATGTCTTCCAAGGATAAGTAATTCTCTTGGCGTGAACGGAGAAGTCCATTTGCCATCCATAACTGAATGACATCATTTGAGGACAGTATGCTATCGTTTGGTAATTGagaacaataaagaaaacaacGCTTCAGGTGTGAGGGCATCTCATTGTAGCATAGTTTAAGTATACTAAATGTACTAGAAGACTCATTATCTCCCTTTTGTCGCTCATTATCCTCCATCCATTTAGTTGCTGGAGGACCTAGAGATAACATGCTCCCCAGACACTTTATTGCCAATGGTATTCCATTACATTTCTTCAGAGTTTTCattatatctttttcattACCTTCATATGTAGAAGCATAATCTTTGAATAAAGAAAGGGAATCTTTTTCTGACAGCCTCTTAACTTTGAATATTGTTTGAGAAGGGATAGATTGATCTATCTTACCCAAAGGGTTAGCTTGAACGAACTGGTCGGCGTTGTTAACATTTGCAGTCTCTTTAGTAACCGTGTCTAGGGCTGTCTGGCTCCGATTTTGCTCTGATTGTTGCCCAACCTTGTAAATCATTGTTAGTTCTATAGCATTTGCAATTTCCTCATTCTGAGTGGTCACTATGATTTTGCTACCAGGCTTTCCCATCATCAATAAACTTGTAAACAGGGAACAATTATCTAGGTTCTTGATTGAAAGGTCTTGAAAAACAAGCAGAAAAGTTCTCTCTCTCAGATATTGATCTGTGGGGCACAATTTTGTAGTCAAATTGTCACAAGTTGCTGgagaatatgaaaagttgAGTATCTCTTTCATCAATCTCTGTGTATCAAATTCCTCTTTCACACAAACCCACAATCTTGATGGAAACATTCCTTCTACTTCTGGATCATTGTAAATGAATTTGGCAAGTGTGCTCTTACCTATACCTGCTTCTCCAACTATGTGGAAGAACCCTAGAGTAGGGTTTTTGAAATCATTCAGAATCTTACGGTACCGCTCATCCTGATAAAACTTCGGAGCATTAGTTAAGGGGTAAAGTACTTTCCAGCTTGGTTTCATGAGTCTTGTTGAAACTTCAGTAGCAGTAAGGAAAGAGTTTGTTGTCTCCGTTTTTATGGCACCAGTGTGCCTTTCTGTAAGATTAAATTCATACATTTTTGCCGCAACTTCATTCAAATGGTCGAATagtttctccattttccaaGTACGTGCTATTTGATTACTGGAGCACGAGAAAGGAGCAAGTACCTGTTTACCAATACCCTCGTAGGCTTCCTCTTTGTGTTCATCTATGAAGCCTTCAATTTGggaaaatacattttgaagCTCCTCTAGCCAATTCTGTAGACCACGACTCTGTTCTTGCTTCTCTTCCGCATCCATAAGAATTGATTTAAGACTCAACATGGTATACTCAATTCTTCTTGGGTAGTTTGGGAGGTTTTTCAGTTCACTCAAGATGTTTTCAGCTCGGTAATAGATGCAATAAGCCATATTCTTTATGGGAAATGCTGTTTCTGTTGAAGTTTAAAATGGCTAACAATGTAGATAGTTATATTGCCCTTTGGATTCGTTGCATTTTCATAAAGTTGTTCTCTAAGCAACTCAACTACTCAACTACTCAACTTTTAGGGAAATGTGTATTAGACAGGAGCACTCTTAAATGTTCTTTAAGcaactcaatttttatttcttttatatctgTGAATGTTTGAATCAACTTAGGTGCACCTCGACTAATCTTACTATGGATTGAACCTATACCTCTTAGTTAATTATTGAGACTATGTAAGCTACCCAATTTTGTTGGAGATGTATATTTAGAATAGCTCTTAAATGTTATCTAAGCAAGCCCCTTTGCAAGTGAGTTCAAAAACTTTTACCCACAATTTGgaacaaataaaattcaagATATTTCTTGGAGCTCAAATGAGATTTTTGGTTGGTCGACCTTTTCTAACATAGTTTATAACTTAACTCAcgcatttttaaatttgttataatttaggtctcttttgataattttttttttggtttttggaaaCTGTGTTTGTTTTCTCACTGTTTCTACGcatgattttcatatttactatcatttgaattcttagttaattataagttttgaGAACTTCtttcattagttttaaaatttggaaggTTCGAATTGTAAAATACTTCTAAAATGTagacaacaaaaaatgtagaaaccAATAAATTTAAGTGGAATTTgtagacttaattttttaaaacaaaattgataatgaAATAGTTCCCCATAAGTCTtcgtttttcaattttagtaagcaatggtttagtttagttttttaaatgtgcaacaatttatttttattataaaacatctcattaaaattatcaatttctGTTGCATAATGATTTAGCCTTAAtggttttaaataaattttatctctGATTAAGTCATCAATCTTTATGCAGACTGTAAAATAAATGGTGATAGCATAGTAAATTGTTCATAGTACTATTAAACtttattcattattcattttttcatttatatatatatatatatatatatatatatatatatatatgtatgtatgtatgtatatatcaCTTGTTCCAAAATGTTGGATTACTGCCTCGGCAGAATTAATTCAAAACTGAAATCTTAGGCAATTGCATATTCTTTCCCTTGAtggtgaaaaaaataaagttagcAGCcacttttaatatatttaaagttataCCTACCTTTACAAAATTGTATGCTCTTAAAAGTGTAACAAGATTAATGTAGGGGTACAACAGGAGAAAACATAAACCGGCGAACCAGAGCGAATTGATGCTATCTGTTGGTTTGagttttccttttcctcttcAACCTCAAGCCAAAAAAGGTAAATAGACAGGACTTggcacaaaaaaaattctcattAATATGCTCCCTTCATGCCTTTCCTTAACAAGTCAAGTCTCCTTACCTCTTCACTCAGCTTATTTAGGAAGGTTCCTGTTTGTccacaaaatatcaaaattttcccATAGGAACTATGAACACACAACCATAGATGTGATGCTAAAAAAGCATTCAATTATGAATGTCCAGTGTCGTGACGTGGAGCGGCCGACCTCctcgtttatttaattttaataaataaatagttttaaagtCGTCACCAATcatattaaggtgtgattggtcaccaaaaaaagaaaaaaaatggtatgcGTAAATTCatgagatttaagttcgggagtccgttgtgtgtagggaaggtgttaACACCCTCCAACACC of the Cucumis sativus cultivar 9930 chromosome 3, Cucumber_9930_V3, whole genome shotgun sequence genome contains:
- the LOC101209021 gene encoding putative disease resistance protein RGA3, which produces MAYCIYYRAENILSELKNLPNYPRRIEYTMLSLKSILMDAEEKQEQSRGLQNWLEELQNVFSQIEGFIDEHKEEAYEGIGKQVLAPFSCSSNQIARTWKMEKLFDHLNEVAAKMYEFNLTERHTGAIKTETTNSFLTATEVSTRLMKPSWKVLYPLTNAPKFYQDERYRKILNDFKNPTLGFFHIVGEAGIGKSTLAKFIYNDPEVEGMFPSRLWVCVKEEFDTQRLMKEILNFSYSPATCDNLTTKLCPTDQYLRERTFLLVFQDLSIKNLDNCSLFTSLLMMGKPGSKIIVTTQNEEIANAIELTMIYKVGQQSEQNRSQTALDTVTKETANVNNADQFVQANPLGKIDQSIPSQTIFKVKRLSEKDSLSLFKDYASTYEGNEKDIMKTLKKCNGIPLAIKCLGSMLSLGPPATKWMEDNERQKGDNESSSTFSILKLCYNEMPSHLKRCFLYCSQLPNDSILSSNDVIQLWMANGLLRSRQENYLSLEDIGEIYFKELCSRCFLQDVEEYGLGYWFKMHPLIRELARLVQKRTKDLISIKPVTNVTSIAFPVRDEVPSSSFLAEKCISKFQHLRLLYLGHTDLQEIPNTIETLNHLTYLDLQGNKNIKRLPNAICNLQHLQTLILASCSALEELPKDICKLSNLRYLWVTSNKLRLHKNGVGTMTSLRFLAIGGCDKLQDLFERPSCLVRLETLMIYDCNSLQLLPNEMGSLISLQNLVIWSCKQLTLKGLEKVDFSLQRFTIRELPEVNKLPEWLQRSTETLRVLEIIDCPIKVEEEGIKMYKAVESKIIQGAVDITGNLVRRSPMVTKKVQMTGNFY